The Pieris brassicae chromosome 6, ilPieBrab1.1, whole genome shotgun sequence genome window below encodes:
- the LOC123710639 gene encoding iduronate 2-sulfatase → MPLILAKMLIVTYCFIIFFIKATIGVKTSKHLNYSPDVVFIIIDDMRLLPESDIKLHNIQNLAGRSIHFQNAFAQQALCAPSRNSLLTGRRPDSLRLYDFYSYWRDEVANFSTIPQIFKQKGYETYSVGKVFHPGRSSNFTDDFPYSWSVTPYHAPSEKYKDATVCKDNITNEFQDNLICPVVVNEQPDKTLPDIEILNHAIDVLKTRNKTNPIFLAVGFHKPHIPLKFPMDYLARVPLEYISPPSFPNIPKNMPEVAWQPWTDVRRRDDIKRLNIQFPYGTMPSNWTLKIKQSYVAASLYVDDLIGKLLHHIDMRKTIVVLTSDHGWSLGENGLWAKYSNFDVALKVPLMFYHPDLHPKTIKSPVELIDIFPTIIHLAGLKSCIKKCITPSEIKCYEGTNLIPVISNKNKFSISQYPRPSVKPQRNSDKPRLKDIKIMGYSLRTKRYRYTEWLSFNTKNETFGNELYDHISDPYESNNVYVKLKYKHVKYKLSKLLRGAITT, encoded by the exons ATGCCATTGATATTGGCTAAAATGTTGATTGTTACCTattgtttcataatattttttataaaagcgaCAATTGGTGTTAAAACatctaaacatttaaattattctccagatgttgtttttataatcattGACGATATGCGATTGTTACCGGAATCGGATATAAAACTTcataatattcaaaacttGGCGGGAAGGAGTATTCATTTTCAAAACGCTTTTGCTCAG caagCATTGTGTGCACCAAGTAGAAACTCGTTGTTAACGGGGCGTAGGCCTGATTCGCTACGCTTATATGACTTTTACAGTTATTGGCGTGACGAGGTAGCAAATTTTTCGACAATACCCcaaattttcaaacaaaagGGATATGAGACATACTCTGTTGGTAAAGTATTTCACCCTGGTCGAAGTTCTAATTTTACGGACGATTTCCCATATAGTTGGTCAGTAACACCATATCATGCGCCGAgcgaaaaatataaagatgcTACCGTATGTAAGGATAATATAACAAACGAATTTCAAGACAACCTTATATGTCCCGTTGTTGTTAATGAGCAGCCGGACAAAACTCTTCCAgacattgaaatattaaaccaTGCTATTgatgtattaaaaacaagaaataaGACAAACCCAATCTTTTTAGCCGTAGGCTTTCATAAGCCGCACATTCCGTTAAAGTTTCCTATGGATTATTTAG CTAGAGTACCACTAGAATATATATCGCCACCTTCATTTCCAAATATACCAAAGAACATGCCTGAGGTAGCATGGCAGCCTTGGACCGATGTCCGTCGTAGAGACGACATCAAGAGGCTAAACATACAATTTCCTTATGGAACTATGCCTTCAAACTGGACcttgaaaattaaacaaagctATGTCGCTGCTTCGTTATATGTAGATGACTTAATTGGGAAACTATTGCACCACATTGATATGAGGAAAACTATCGTAGTTTTAACTAGCGATCATG GGTGGTCCCTCGGAGAGAATGGTTTATGGGCGAAGTATAGCAATTTTGACGTTGCTCTAAAAGTACCACTTATGTTCTACCACCCCGATCTTCACCCAAAAACAATCAAGAGTCCTGTAGAATTAATTGACATATTCCCAACAATAATACACCTGGCTGGCCTTAAatcatgtataaaaaaatgcataacCCCTTccgaaataaaatgttatgagGGCACAAACCTTATTCcagtaatttcaaataaaaataaattttcaataagtCAGTATCCGAGGCCTAGTGTGAAACCTCAAAGAAATTCCGACAAACCACGCTTAaaggatataaaaataatgggtTATAGTTTGCGAACAAAGAGATATAGGTACACAGAATGGCTGTCGTTTAATACGAAAAACGAAACATTTGGAAATGAATTATATGACCACATAAGCGATCCATATGAATCAAACAACGTTTATgtgaaactaaaatataaacatgttaaatataaattatctaaattacTTAGAGGTGCAATAACaacatag
- the LOC123711096 gene encoding GDP-fucose transporter 1 — MHRYKTMDNQTDLCSRYIKIFLVVACYWVVSIATVFVNKSLLSGQTVALEAPLFITWFQCLVSFTICFSLSRTGGIPGIFKFPQGTPWNLEVAWKVIPLSIMFTLMIATNNLCLKYVGVSFYYIGRSLTTVFNVIFSWVLLRQQTSFKCIMCCAFIVLGFYVGVDQEELLGSFSLIGTIYGVVGSLMLSLYSIFTKSVLPSVNQEIWLLSYYNNAYSIILFLPLMVLNGELSVLWNYSNYHSTGFWTQMVIGGLCGFAIGYVTSLQIKVTSPLTHNISGTAKACAQTVMATQWYSETKNSMWWSSNIIVLASTALYARFKQLEMEENSRKIIPEEKRSLV, encoded by the exons atgcatCGATATAAAACAATGGATAACCAGACTGACTTATGTTCtagatacataaaaatatttttggtagtTGCTTGTTATTG GGTTGTATCTATTGCCAcagtatttgtaaataaaagtttgCTCAGCGGACAAACAGTAGCATTAGAAGCACCATTGTTTATAACATGGTTTCAATGTTTAGTATCTTTTACCATATGTTTTTCATTGAGTAGAACAGGTGGAATACctggtatatttaaatttcctcAAGGAACACCATGGAATCTTGAAGTGGCTTGGAAg GTCATACCACTGTCAATAATGTTTACGCTAATGATAGCAACAAACAATTTATGTCTTAAGTATGTTGGTGTATCCTTCTACTATATTGGCAGATCTCTCACCACTGTCTTCAATGTAATATTTAGCTGGGTGCTTTTGAGACAACAGACATCGTTTAAATGCATTATGTGCTGTGCCTTCATAGTTTTAGGATTTTATGTGGGAGTAGATCAGGAAGAACTAttag gatcattttcattaattggAACAATATATGGAGTAGTGGGATCCTTGATGTTGTCACTATATTCAATTTTTACTAAGTCTGTCCTACCAAGCGTCAATCAGGAAATATGGctattatcatattataataatgcatactcaattattttgtttctgcCATTAATGGTGTTGAATGGAGAATTGAGTGTGCTGTGGAATTATTCAAACTACCACAGTACTGGTTTCTGGACGCAAATGGTCATTGGAGGTCTTTGTGGCTTTGCCATTGGATATGTAACATCATTACAAATTAAA gtGACGTCACCACTGACCCATAATATCTCAGGTACAGCTAAAGCATGTGCTCAAACTGTCATGGCAACACAGTGGTACAGCGAAACTAAGAACTCAATGTGGTGGTCGTCAAACATTATAGTTTTAGCAAGTACTGCCCTTTACGCCAGGTTTAAACAATTGGAAATGGAGGAGAACTCTAGAAAAATTATACCAGAAGAAAAGAGAAGTTTAGTATAA
- the LOC123711061 gene encoding membrane-associated progesterone receptor component 1, which yields MSSSPEIKTTDNEDPETSLNFFSQLLRPVNVFLTGIIVVLVYKILKSKFSKASVYPPRPELPKIRKDMTVAELRHYDGNQPDGRVLVAVNGWIFDVTRGRRFYGPGGPYAAFGGKDATRGLATFSVTSSDKEYDDLSDLNSMEMDSIKEWEAQFRENYDLVGKLLKPGEEPTNYSDEETEETEPVNNPEDKKAQ from the exons atgtcttCGTCTCCAGAAATTAAGACTACGGATAATGAGGATCCTGAgacttctttaaatttttttagtcAATTACTTAGACCTGTGAATGTGTTCTTGACTGGTATCATCGTTGTATTAGTGtacaaaattttgaaaagTAAGTTTAGTAAGGCTTCCGTCTACCCTCCCAGGCCGGAACTGCCTAAAATTAGGAAAGATATGACAGTGGCTGAATTGCGACACTACGATGGTAATCAACCTGATGGTCGCGTTTTAGTAGCGGTAAATGGTTGGATTTTTGATGTGACAAGAGGGCGTCGCTTTTACGGTCCTG GTGGTCCATATGCGGCCTTTGGTGGAAAAGATGCTACTCGAGGTCTAGCAACATTTTCTGTAACATCATCAGACAAAGAATATGATGACTTAAGTGATCTAAATTCAATGGAAATGGACTCAATCAAAGAGTGGGAAGCCCAGTTCCGGG AAAACTATGACCTGGTTGGTAAACTTTTGAAACCTGGAGAAGAGCCAACAAATTACTCTGATGAAGAGACTGAGGAGACTGAGCCAGTCAACAATCCGGAGGATAAAAAAGCACAATAA